GCCCGTGCGGCGCCAGCACATGCAAAAACAACCCCGAACATCACCGCTGCCAGCATCCGGTTTCTCATCAATGTCTCTCTTCCTCTCCGGACCCTGTACCGGAGCCTGTGTGCTTTTCTCCGGCGGAGAATTCCGCCGTGACTATTCCTGTCCGGGCAATCCCGTACCGCCGCCGGATCATTTCCCCGACGGGCAAATCCTCGCCCGTCAGCATCCGCTCCATGAATACCGAGTTGTAGGATGCCTCGACCATCGCGGTAATGTCGGATGTGTCCAGTTCCGGACGAATCTCGCCGGTAGCCTTGCCCTCTTCGATCGTCTGGCAGAGCCGTTCGATGACGGCCAGAAACTTTTGCCGGTCGAGACGGAGCCGTTCGGGCCCCTGCGTGTAGTCCTGGATACTGAGCAGATCGAGGAACTGCCGGCGCTGCTCGGCCTCGCGCCCCATGAGCCGTGCCATCGTGTCGAGCCGGGCGACCGGTGGCAGATGGGCCACCGTCTCCCAGTAGCCGAGAACCACTTCCAGGTATTCCTCGGTATAGGCGGAGAGAAAATCGGCCTTGCTCGGGAAGTAGTTGAAAACGGTCGCCCGGGAGACCCCGGCCTCCTGGGCGATGTCGTCGGCCGAGACCTTGTCGTAGCCCCGCTCGCCGAACAGCCGGATAGCCGTGTCGTAAATCCGGCCCCGGTTTTCCAGTTTCTTCTGGTCCCGGCGGCCCCGGATCGGCTCGGTGGCCAGAGACGATATTTTTAGACTTGGGTCCATCTCTGAACGCTTCTATCGAATAGTTAGACTTGAGTCAAGGATTATAGTGCCCCAAAAGCACTGTTTTTCTTAATTTTCGGGATTGTGGCGTTGGATGTCTGCGTTTCGGACCCGTGGTGAGGCGTGGCCAGCCGTGGTGAAGCGTGGTCAGCATGGAAATGACCACTTACGTCGTCCTTGGATTCCAAAGCTTTTCCTCCCCTAGGGTTTCATCTCCAGAAACCCTGTTTCGCCCATCCAACCCAACGTACCCCAAACCGGAACAGCCCCCTGCTCCAGGGCGGGTAAATGCTCAGGGTTGGAACACTGCGTTATCAATATAACTATTTGTATTCATTTGATTTTTAAGTTTGGCACATCATTTGTAATACATAAATTGCCAACCGGCTCCGCCCCCTCCCCCGCAAGGAGCACACGAAACAGGGGCAAGAGACACGGAGGAAACTGACCATGAAGACCCGCAAGACCACCCTGACTGCCTTTTCCGCCCTCGCCGCCCTGTTCCTGACAGCCGGCTGCGCCGAATCGGTGATCGTTGCCAGCACGCTCGTGGCCCCGACTGCCGCCACCGGCGCGTCGGCCCTGATGGCCATGAAGACCGGCGAAACGATGCGCACCACCAAGTGGTACGACGGCATCGAGCGGTTCGACAACCAGGATGCCGAGGCGATCCGTTATGCCCGCCTGCAGGACGCGGCCCGCGAGATCGAGTCCCGCATGGGCGTCAAGGTGAGCCCCGAGGAAGTGGATGTTCTGGCTACCCTCTACAGGGCCCGGAACGCCGACCTGGAAACCTTCGCCAAGGACCGGCGGCTCACCCGCGCCCAGATCGACGAGGCACTGAAGATGCTCCGCAAGAAGGGCCTCATCACCGTCATCGACCAGCCCGGCCGGCCCGGCGGATTCGTGGCCATGGCGACTCCGAAGGCCACCGCCCTGGGTGATCCGATGCAGCTGGGCCGCGATCCCGGCGAGAGCCCCCCGGTGTTCGTGATGAACGCCGCCGGCGAGGGCCGCTGACCACCCCGACCGCCAAACCATCAAAGCAAGGACGTAGAAGCCATGAACGAGAACGAATACTGCAAGCTCCTCGCCAGGATCCGCGAAATCAGAAACCGGGTAAAAGCCCACGGCGAAGGAAGGGCCAGCGGAACGGACGTCGCCCCGGTGATCCCCCTGGACCCCGCGCAACGGCGGCCGGATCCGGCAACGGCCCTGAACCTGCCCGTCATCGACCAGCGGATCGCCTACCTCTAGCAGCGCCGGAAACAGAAACCGCCGCGGAACCTGAAGGGACCGCGGCGGTTTTGCGTCTGGGAGCGGGATGCCGGGATACGAATCCCTACTTCCGTTTCTTCTTTCCCTTGGCCCGCTGACGGCGTTCGGCGTTGATGACAGCCGTGGCGATAATACCCGTAACGGCCGCGGCGGTGGAGACCGCACCCACAATGAGGCCCGTCAGGCGGAGAGCGCGGGAGCGTTTGGCCTGCTCGCGGTAGTAGTGAATGGTTCCGCCAGACCCCCGGATACCGGGGTCGGGAGGCGGCGGCTTCGGGCCTTTGGGCTTCGGAAGTTCGATCGCCAGGTCAGCTGCAACCGTTTCGGTCAGCTTTTCCAGTTGGGTCGCAATATCCCCGGGCACGGCCTGAGCCTTCGCCTGCTTGCGGGATTTCCTGGCCGTGCGGGGTTTCGGAACAGGTTTCGGTTCAGCTTCCACAAGGGCGAATCTTACCAGTATTTGTGGATTGCCGCAAAGACCGCGCCGAACAGGCCGCCGAAAATGGCCCCGTTCACGCGAATCCACTCCAGGTGGCTCTTGGTCTTGGTTTCAAACATCTCGCGAATGTCGTCGTCGGTAAAACGGATCAGGTTCTCCAGCACCATGTCGTGGATACGGCCCTCCATGCTGACGAGCAGGTAGTCCACGATCTGGATCTTGATCCGGTCGAACCGGGCCTTGAGTTCCTCATCAGTCCGCACTTCGTCGGCCGAACGTCCCAGTTCTTCCTGGATGCGCTTGCGGACGTTCTCGTTCGTGGGGAGTCCCTTGACCTGTTCCAGTAGCGTCCTGGCGATGTCGGAGGCCATCACTTCCGTGTCGATAATGCCGACGGCATGGGCCACCTGCCCCACGCGGCCGACACGGTTTTTCACCTGTGACGAGAGAAAGTCGAGAAACTCCTTCGAATCGATCCAGCTTGCCGCGCCCACGGCAATCTGCTTCAGGATCTCCTCAAGGGTCTCATCGTTGTCACGCAGATGCTCAAGCGCCTTTCCCAGCAGGTCACCCAGATCAATACCGGAGAGTTTCGACTTGATAACGTCCGCCGTGAGCCACTCTTCCTCGACGGCACGGGCAAGCCCCTCGACGATGCGGATACGGTTTCGTGGAATGACACCCGATCCCGGCAGGAACCACATCCGGCGGAAGAGCATCTGGATGGCGATGAAATCGACGAAGGAGCCAATGAGCGCCGCCTCGCCGATTCGCTGCACCCACCAGGCGTAGGGCTCTCCGATTGCATAGGAGGATAGGTAGACGGCGAGGCTCGCCACCAGCGAGATCGTGCCCTTGTGGGCATCCAGCCAGCCGATGTCCGGTGCCGACGGGAGCGGCAGCACCCGGCGGGCCGTCGAGATCAGGCCAAACGGGTCGGGCAGCAGCGGTCTCCGCGGCGGCGGAGCGGTCGTCGTCTCCTCGGTCTCCATAAACAGGACAGTTCAGGCGTCCGGATAGTGTTATGGACCCTTCCCCGCTCTTAAAACAAGCAACGGCCCTCTTCAGTTCCCGTAAAAATCCGGTCAAAGTTGCCAGTGCCGCACGTATGAAGGACCGGTGCAGCTGCGTTCGCTGAATATGGATCACCCTACCTATCTCAAGCTGAAATCATTCCTGGAAGACCGCCCCATCTGCCGCGAGGCCGCCCGCCCCTTGAGCAAGTCGGCCGCGGTACGAATCTTCTTCACCGACCACGAGGACGAGTACCAGTTCCGGATGCAGGACGGAATACCCCGGCTGGAACCCGGACAGGCTGAGAAGCCCGATTTCACGCTCAGGCTGCCGACAGGCGCGGTGGATGACCTCATCAACCTTCCCGAGGAGACTATTCCCGCATTCGGCATCAAGCTGATGGAACTGGTCTGGACTGCTGCCCCGGAGCGGAAAATCTCGGCCACAATTCACAACGGCCCGGTCAGGCTTTTTGCCCACGGGTATTTCGGCATCCTGGCCAAGGGCGGCATGCCGGTGATGCGCTACCTCGCCAGCCGGGGGTTCGGGCAGATCGGCACCATTCGCAAACGGATGAGCCAGCTCGTCAAACCGGTCGAATGACCGGGACTTGAAGCCCTCTTGCGGACGGAATACAGTTTCGTCCGTTTCATCAGGGAAACCGGGTTCTAACGAAGGGGAATGGCGCTTTGAGCGAGGCCGCCAAAATACTCGAACCTCAGCGCAAGTACACCATCTTCGTCGTCGATGACGAGGAACTGGTGACGTTCGCCATTGCCCGTGCACTGGGCCGCAACCCCCAGTATGATATCCACACGTTCAACGCCCCGGTGGAGGCTGCCCGCAAGGCTGCCACCATGCCGGTGGACATGGTGATCGCCGATTACATCATGCCGGGCATGACCGGCATCGAACTGCTGACGCAGGTCC
This portion of the Deltaproteobacteria bacterium genome encodes:
- a CDS encoding TetR/AcrR family transcriptional regulator, with amino-acid sequence MDPSLKISSLATEPIRGRRDQKKLENRGRIYDTAIRLFGERGYDKVSADDIAQEAGVSRATVFNYFPSKADFLSAYTEEYLEVVLGYWETVAHLPPVARLDTMARLMGREAEQRRQFLDLLSIQDYTQGPERLRLDRQKFLAVIERLCQTIEEGKATGEIRPELDTSDITAMVEASYNSVFMERMLTGEDLPVGEMIRRRYGIARTGIVTAEFSAGEKHTGSGTGSGEEERH
- a CDS encoding DUF445 family protein, giving the protein METEETTTAPPPRRPLLPDPFGLISTARRVLPLPSAPDIGWLDAHKGTISLVASLAVYLSSYAIGEPYAWWVQRIGEAALIGSFVDFIAIQMLFRRMWFLPGSGVIPRNRIRIVEGLARAVEEEWLTADVIKSKLSGIDLGDLLGKALEHLRDNDETLEEILKQIAVGAASWIDSKEFLDFLSSQVKNRVGRVGQVAHAVGIIDTEVMASDIARTLLEQVKGLPTNENVRKRIQEELGRSADEVRTDEELKARFDRIKIQIVDYLLVSMEGRIHDMVLENLIRFTDDDIREMFETKTKSHLEWIRVNGAIFGGLFGAVFAAIHKYW